A stretch of Mycobacterium sp. ITM-2016-00316 DNA encodes these proteins:
- a CDS encoding TetR/AcrR family transcriptional regulator — MTTLPTRARIVATADRLFYEHGFEHTSFATIASAVGISRGNFYHHFKTKDEILHAVIESRLAATRDMLAGWEAESPDPAERVRQYVQIVIRNEDAIQLHGCPVGTLSGELSKIDHPARRQALGLFEMFRDWLVIQFSLLGREREAEDLALHVLMFSQGTATVSNAFRDPAWTRREVERFERWLTDELATA; from the coding sequence ATGACGACGCTGCCGACGAGGGCCCGGATCGTCGCAACCGCCGATCGCCTGTTCTACGAACATGGTTTCGAGCACACCTCGTTCGCCACAATCGCTTCCGCCGTCGGGATTTCGCGGGGCAACTTCTACCACCACTTCAAGACCAAGGACGAGATCCTTCACGCAGTGATCGAGTCCCGCCTGGCCGCTACCCGCGACATGCTCGCCGGCTGGGAGGCCGAGTCGCCCGATCCCGCTGAGCGCGTTCGTCAATACGTGCAGATCGTGATCCGCAACGAGGACGCCATTCAGTTGCACGGATGTCCGGTGGGGACCCTGTCCGGTGAGTTGAGCAAGATCGATCACCCGGCCCGCCGGCAAGCGTTGGGGCTGTTCGAGATGTTCCGCGACTGGCTGGTCATCCAGTTCAGCCTGCTCGGCCGTGAGCGCGAGGCCGAGGATCTGGCGCTGCACGTGCTGATGTTCAGTCAAGGAACGGCGACCGTCTCCAATGCGTTTCGCGACCCCGCATGGACCCGCCGCGAAGTCGAGCGGTTCGAGCGATGGCTGACCGATGAGCTCGCCACCGCGTGA
- a CDS encoding anti-sigma-D factor RsdA — translation MPDFGRWTANGGDPSLNDINRADKFLDALASEQPVFSTDRGDADLAFLLSGWRDEVRQVPMDHVVTPAEATAALVDATAGPSRRNRLSLAVVGSAAAAVLCLGGFGTAVFAAAPGDGLYGVRSMLFGDERATRDDAVVLAAQTELAQVQQLVDEGQWDQAQDKLAALSATVQSVDRVEQKQELIQQWNALTYKVVEQDSAATLPPAGEPLPEMPASPLTLLPVPVIEESATVTTTPGPEVLSTTGPSETTAAETTTPSETTGSETATSTSPVTETSTSPTTSSSTSETTTTQPSTTTTAPSSTTTTAPTTTTAPTTTTPTTTVTTTTVPTTTTTTTVTQSTTVAPPRAGAPSSAPAAPPSTQAPVVQEAPVVEQPVLEEPVPTVDEPAATVPAVTTTTTPPSSGE, via the coding sequence ATGCCTGATTTCGGTCGCTGGACCGCCAACGGCGGTGACCCCTCCCTCAACGACATCAACCGCGCCGACAAGTTCCTGGACGCGCTGGCCTCCGAACAGCCGGTGTTCTCCACCGACCGTGGCGACGCCGACCTCGCGTTCCTGCTCTCGGGCTGGCGTGACGAGGTCCGCCAGGTCCCGATGGATCATGTGGTGACTCCCGCCGAGGCCACCGCGGCACTGGTCGACGCCACCGCCGGGCCATCCCGGCGCAACCGCCTCTCGCTGGCTGTCGTCGGTTCGGCGGCCGCCGCGGTGCTCTGCCTCGGCGGCTTCGGGACCGCCGTCTTCGCGGCCGCCCCCGGTGACGGGCTCTACGGCGTGCGCAGCATGCTCTTCGGCGACGAGCGGGCCACCCGCGATGACGCGGTGGTGCTGGCCGCGCAGACCGAGCTGGCCCAGGTGCAGCAACTGGTGGACGAGGGCCAGTGGGATCAGGCGCAGGACAAGCTGGCCGCGCTGTCGGCGACGGTGCAGAGCGTCGACCGGGTCGAACAGAAGCAAGAGTTGATCCAGCAGTGGAATGCGTTGACCTACAAGGTCGTTGAGCAGGATTCGGCCGCGACGCTGCCCCCCGCGGGTGAGCCGCTGCCGGAGATGCCGGCCTCGCCGCTGACGCTGCTGCCGGTGCCGGTGATCGAAGAGAGCGCCACGGTCACCACGACCCCGGGCCCCGAGGTGCTCTCGACGACGGGACCGTCGGAGACCACCGCAGCTGAGACGACCACGCCCTCGGAGACCACCGGCTCGGAGACCGCCACGTCGACGAGTCCGGTCACCGAGACCTCGACATCGCCGACCACGAGTTCGTCGACGTCGGAAACGACGACCACCCAGCCGAGCACCACGACGACGGCACCGTCGAGCACCACCACGACGGCACCGACGACCACGACGGCACCGACGACCACGACGCCAACGACGACGGTGACCACCACCACCGTGCCGACCACCACGACCACCACGACGGTGACGCAGTCGACAACAGTGGCTCCGCCGCGGGCCGGCGCGCCGTCCTCGGCACCGGCCGCGCCGCCGAGTACTCAGGCGCCGGTCGTGCAGGAGGCTCCGGTGGTGGAACAGCCGGTCCTCGAGGAGCCGGTGCCGACCGTGGATGAGCCGGCCGCGACGGTGCCGGCCGTCACCACGACGACGACACCGCCGTCAAGCGGAGAATGA
- a CDS encoding DUF5319 domain-containing protein codes for MRDDLPPGLPPDPFADDPSDPSAALDAIEPGLPLDAQERSAVEADLADLAVYEALLAHRGIRGLVVCCDECQQDHYHDWDMLRANLLQLLVDGTVRPHEPAYDPEPDAYVTWDYCRGYADASLNEAASEPDGYR; via the coding sequence GTGCGAGATGACCTCCCGCCTGGCCTGCCACCCGACCCCTTCGCCGATGACCCGTCCGATCCATCGGCGGCTCTCGACGCGATCGAGCCTGGCCTGCCACTCGATGCGCAGGAACGCAGTGCCGTGGAAGCGGACCTGGCTGACCTGGCGGTATACGAGGCGTTGTTGGCGCACAGGGGAATCCGCGGCCTCGTGGTGTGCTGTGACGAATGCCAGCAGGACCACTATCACGACTGGGACATGCTGCGCGCGAACCTGCTGCAGTTGCTGGTCGACGGTACGGTCCGCCCGCATGAGCCGGCCTACGACCCCGAGCCCGATGCCTACGTGACCTGGGATTACTGCCGCGGGTACGCCGACGCCTCACTCAACGAGGCCGCGTCGGAGCCCGACGGCTACCGCTGA
- a CDS encoding sigma-70 family RNA polymerase sigma factor, giving the protein MTISGERLDAVVADAVAGDREALRVVLETIRPIIVRYCRARIGSAERSGLSADDIAQEVCLAAITALPRYKDQGRPFLAFVYGIAAHKLADAHRASARNRAEPTDNVPERFSGEAGPEQLAIDADASARMERLLSILPDKQREILILRVVVGMSAEETAEAVGSTPGAVRVAQHRALARLKSQITTGGEHA; this is encoded by the coding sequence ATGACAATTTCGGGAGAACGTCTCGATGCTGTCGTCGCCGATGCGGTGGCGGGGGATCGTGAAGCTCTCCGGGTGGTCCTGGAGACCATCCGCCCGATCATCGTCCGGTACTGCCGGGCGCGGATCGGTTCAGCCGAACGAAGTGGTCTGTCCGCAGACGACATTGCGCAGGAGGTGTGCTTGGCCGCCATCACGGCGTTGCCGCGCTACAAGGATCAGGGGCGTCCGTTCCTGGCCTTTGTGTACGGCATTGCTGCGCACAAGCTTGCCGATGCCCACCGGGCATCGGCGCGCAACCGTGCCGAGCCCACCGACAACGTGCCGGAGCGTTTCTCCGGCGAGGCCGGCCCCGAACAGCTGGCCATCGACGCCGACGCGTCGGCCCGGATGGAAAGACTGCTGTCGATCCTTCCGGACAAACAGCGCGAGATTCTCATCCTGCGTGTCGTCGTCGGGATGAGTGCAGAGGAAACCGCGGAAGCGGTCGGAAGTACGCCAGGCGCGGTGCGGGTCGCCCAGCACCGGGCGCTGGCCCGGCTCAAGTCGCAGATCACAACGGGAGGTGAACATGCCTGA
- a CDS encoding WhiB family transcriptional regulator, whose product MPQPQQLPGPNADIWDWQMAGHCRGVDSSMFFHPDGERGRARAQREMRAKELCRSCPVITQCRSHALSVGEPYGIWGGLSESERELLLKRGMRRSA is encoded by the coding sequence ATGCCACAGCCGCAGCAACTGCCCGGACCCAACGCCGACATCTGGGATTGGCAAATGGCGGGTCATTGCCGGGGCGTCGATTCGTCGATGTTCTTCCATCCCGACGGCGAGCGCGGCCGCGCTCGCGCCCAGCGCGAGATGCGCGCCAAGGAGCTGTGCCGGTCCTGCCCGGTGATCACCCAGTGCCGTTCGCACGCCCTCTCGGTCGGCGAGCCCTACGGAATCTGGGGCGGCCTGTCCGAGTCCGAACGCGAACTGCTGCTCAAGCGCGGGATGCGCCGCAGCGCCTGA
- a CDS encoding GuaB3 family IMP dehydrogenase-related protein has product MVEIGMGRTARRTYELDDINIVPARRTRSSKDVSTAWQLDAYRFEIPVLAHPTDALVSVEFAIEMGRLGGLGVLNGEGLIGRHADVEAKIAAVIDTAATSDDESAPIRMLQQLHAAPLVPELLGAAVARIREAGVTTAVRVSPQNAAALTPALVAAGIDLLVIQGTLISAERVANDGEPLNLKTFISELDVPVVAGGVLDHRTALHLMRTGAAGVIVGYGSTSGVTTSDEVLGISVPMATAIADAAAARREYLDETGGRYVHVLADGDIQTSGDLAKAIACGADAVVLGPPLSVAAEAQGDGWFWPSAAAHPSLPRGALLQVALGERPPLEQVLNGPSDDPFGSLNLVGGLRRSMAKAGYCDLKEFQKVGLTVGS; this is encoded by the coding sequence ATGGTTGAAATCGGCATGGGCAGAACAGCTCGCCGCACCTATGAGCTCGACGACATCAACATCGTCCCGGCCCGCCGGACCCGGTCCTCGAAGGACGTCTCGACGGCGTGGCAGCTGGATGCCTACCGCTTCGAGATCCCGGTGCTCGCGCATCCGACCGACGCCTTGGTGTCGGTGGAGTTCGCCATCGAGATGGGCAGGCTCGGCGGTCTCGGAGTGCTCAACGGTGAAGGACTGATCGGCCGCCACGCCGATGTCGAGGCCAAGATCGCCGCGGTCATCGACACCGCGGCCACCTCGGATGACGAGTCGGCACCGATCCGGATGCTGCAGCAGCTGCACGCCGCGCCACTGGTCCCCGAACTGCTGGGTGCCGCCGTCGCCCGGATCCGGGAGGCCGGTGTCACCACCGCCGTGCGGGTGAGCCCGCAGAACGCCGCGGCGCTGACTCCGGCGCTGGTCGCCGCGGGTATCGACCTGCTGGTCATCCAGGGCACGCTGATCTCCGCCGAACGGGTTGCCAACGACGGTGAACCGCTGAACCTGAAGACCTTCATCTCCGAACTGGACGTCCCCGTGGTGGCCGGCGGCGTGCTCGATCACCGCACCGCCCTGCACCTGATGCGCACCGGTGCGGCCGGCGTGATCGTCGGCTACGGCTCCACCTCCGGGGTGACCACCTCCGATGAGGTACTGGGCATCAGCGTGCCGATGGCCACCGCGATCGCCGATGCGGCCGCCGCGCGGCGGGAGTACCTCGACGAGACCGGCGGCCGGTACGTGCACGTGCTCGCCGACGGTGACATCCAGACCTCCGGGGATCTGGCCAAGGCGATCGCCTGCGGCGCCGACGCCGTGGTGTTGGGCCCGCCGCTGTCGGTGGCCGCCGAGGCTCAGGGCGACGGCTGGTTCTGGCCGTCGGCCGCGGCGCACCCGTCGTTGCCGCGTGGTGCGCTGCTTCAGGTGGCGCTCGGTGAGCGTCCGCCGTTGGAGCAGGTGCTCAACGGCCCGTCGGACGATCCGTTCGGATCGCTGAACCTGGTGGGTGGCCTGCGCCGTTCGATGGCCAAGGCCGGGTACTGCGACCTCAAGGAGTTCCAGAAGGTCGGGCTGACCGTCGGGTCCTGA
- the groES gene encoding co-chaperone GroES: MVAVNIKPLEDKILVQANEAETTTASGLVIPDTAKEKPQEGTVVAVGPGRWDEDGEKRIPLDVAEGDTVIYSKYGGTEIKYGGEEYLILSARDVLAVVNK, encoded by the coding sequence ATCGTGGCAGTCAACATCAAGCCACTCGAGGACAAGATCCTCGTACAGGCCAACGAGGCCGAGACCACGACCGCTTCCGGTCTGGTCATCCCCGACACCGCCAAGGAAAAGCCGCAGGAAGGCACCGTCGTCGCAGTTGGCCCCGGCCGCTGGGATGAGGATGGCGAGAAGCGGATCCCCCTGGACGTTGCCGAAGGCGACACCGTCATCTACAGCAAGTACGGCGGCACCGAGATCAAGTACGGCGGCGAGGAGTACCTGATCCTCTCCGCGCGTGACGTGCTGGCTGTCGTCAACAAGTAA
- the rimI gene encoding ribosomal protein S18-alanine N-acetyltransferase, whose protein sequence is MTASDDTTIDALTRADAARCAELESQLFAGDDPWPPAAFLHALDGKHNHYVAARDEGRLIGYAGISRLGRIPPYEYEVHTIGVDPAYQGRGIGRRLLDDLLGFATRGEVFLEVRTDNEAAINLYKSVGFATVGVRKRYYKVSGADAYTMKRDPA, encoded by the coding sequence GTGACCGCATCCGACGACACCACGATCGACGCGCTGACCCGGGCCGATGCGGCCCGCTGCGCCGAGTTGGAGTCCCAGCTGTTCGCCGGCGACGACCCCTGGCCGCCGGCGGCGTTCCTGCACGCCCTGGACGGTAAGCACAACCACTATGTGGCGGCCCGCGATGAGGGCAGGCTGATCGGTTACGCCGGCATCTCGCGGCTGGGCCGGATCCCACCGTATGAATACGAGGTGCACACCATCGGCGTCGATCCGGCCTACCAGGGCCGCGGCATAGGCCGCCGGCTGCTCGATGACCTGCTGGGATTCGCCACCCGTGGTGAGGTGTTCCTGGAGGTCCGTACCGACAACGAGGCGGCCATCAACCTGTACAAGAGCGTCGGTTTCGCCACGGTGGGTGTGCGCAAGCGGTACTACAAGGTCAGCGGTGCCGACGCCTACACCATGAAGCGAGACCCGGCATGA
- a CDS encoding VOC family protein has protein sequence MSLPIAQVRIARPTDRLSDVERFYAEHLGLPVLYRFENHAGYDGVMVGLPGADQHLEFTSHIDGSPCPAPTLDNLLVLYFQSEAEMYDVVQRLGAGGYEPVEPENPYWTDVGALTFEDPDKWRVVLVPRPVF, from the coding sequence ATGTCGCTTCCCATTGCCCAGGTTCGCATCGCACGCCCCACCGACCGGCTATCCGACGTCGAGCGGTTCTACGCCGAACACCTCGGCCTACCGGTGCTCTATCGATTCGAGAATCACGCCGGCTACGACGGAGTCATGGTCGGGCTGCCGGGAGCGGATCAGCATTTGGAATTCACCAGTCACATCGATGGAAGCCCCTGTCCAGCACCGACTCTGGACAACCTACTGGTGCTGTACTTCCAATCTGAGGCTGAGATGTACGACGTTGTGCAACGTCTGGGCGCCGGCGGTTACGAGCCGGTGGAACCGGAGAATCCCTACTGGACGGATGTGGGTGCACTCACGTTCGAAGATCCCGACAAGTGGCGAGTGGTCCTGGTGCCGCGACCGGTCTTCTGA
- the tsaD gene encoding tRNA (adenosine(37)-N6)-threonylcarbamoyltransferase complex transferase subunit TsaD, whose product MIILAIESSCDETGVGIARLDDDGTVTLLADEVASSVDEHARFGGVVPEIASRAHLEALGPTMRRALDTAGIARPDVVAATIGPGLAGALLVGVAAAKAYSAAWEVPFYAVNHLGGHLAADVYDHGPLPECVGLLVSGGHTNLLHVRSLGEPIVELGSTVDDAAGEAYDKVARLLGLGYPGGKPLDDLARTGDRDAIVFPRGMTGPRDAPYVFSFSGLKTAVARHLERHPDAARADVAAGFQEAVADVLTAKAVRAATDLGVSTLLIAGGVAANSRVRELAEQRCAAAGLTLRVPRPRLCTDNGAMIASFAAHLITAGAPASGLDSATDPGLPVVTGQVA is encoded by the coding sequence ATGATCATCCTGGCCATCGAAAGTTCCTGTGACGAAACCGGAGTCGGTATCGCACGGCTCGACGACGACGGCACCGTCACCCTGCTGGCCGACGAGGTGGCCTCCAGCGTCGATGAGCATGCGCGCTTCGGCGGAGTGGTGCCCGAGATCGCGTCCCGGGCACACCTGGAGGCGCTCGGTCCGACCATGCGCCGTGCCCTGGACACCGCGGGCATCGCCCGCCCCGATGTCGTCGCCGCCACCATCGGGCCCGGGCTGGCGGGTGCTTTGCTGGTGGGAGTCGCTGCCGCCAAGGCGTATTCGGCCGCCTGGGAAGTGCCCTTCTACGCGGTCAACCATCTCGGCGGGCACCTGGCTGCCGATGTCTACGACCACGGCCCGCTGCCCGAATGCGTCGGGTTGTTGGTGTCCGGTGGCCACACCAACCTGCTGCATGTGCGCTCACTCGGTGAGCCCATCGTCGAACTGGGCAGCACCGTCGACGACGCGGCGGGGGAGGCCTACGACAAGGTGGCACGGCTGCTCGGCCTCGGTTATCCCGGTGGTAAGCCGCTGGACGACCTGGCCCGCACCGGTGACCGCGATGCGATCGTGTTCCCGCGCGGGATGACCGGGCCGCGCGATGCGCCCTATGTCTTCAGCTTCTCCGGACTCAAGACCGCCGTGGCCCGCCATCTGGAGCGCCACCCCGATGCGGCGCGCGCCGATGTGGCCGCCGGGTTCCAGGAGGCCGTCGCCGATGTGCTGACCGCCAAGGCGGTGCGTGCCGCCACCGATCTGGGGGTGTCGACGCTGCTGATCGCCGGCGGGGTGGCCGCCAACTCGCGGGTGCGTGAACTCGCCGAGCAGCGCTGCGCCGCCGCGGGGTTGACGCTGCGGGTGCCGCGGCCGCGGTTGTGTACCGACAACGGCGCGATGATCGCGTCGTTCGCGGCGCACCTGATCACTGCCGGAGCGCCGGCCTCGGGGCTGGATTCGGCCACCGATCCGGGGTTGCCGGTGGTCACGGGGCAGGTGGCATGA
- the guaB gene encoding IMP dehydrogenase, giving the protein MSIAESSVPLAIPVPTGGDDPTKIAMLGLTFDDVLLLPAASDVVPANVDTSSQLTKRIRLRVPLVSSAMDTVTESRMAIAMARAGGMGVLHRNLSVAEQAGQVETVKRSEAGMVTDPVTCSPENTLAEVDAMCARFRISGLPVVDAAGALVGIITNRDMRFEVDQSRPVSEVMTKAPLITAQAGVSAEAALGLLRRHKIEKLPIVDGHGKLTGLITVKDFVKTEQFPLSTKDSDGRLLVGAAVGIGDDAWTRAMTLADAGVDVLIVDTAHAHNRLVLDMVSRLKAAVGDRVDVVGGNVATRAAAAALVDAGADAVKVGVGPGSICTTRVVAGVGAPQITAILEAVAACSPKGVPVIADGGLQYSGDIAKALAAGASTAMLGSLLAGTAESPGELIFVNGKQFKSYRGMGSLGAMQGRGAAKSYSKDRYFQDDVLSEDKLVPEGIEGRVPFRGPLSTVIHQLTGGLRAAMGYTGSDTIEHLQQAQFVQITAAGLKESHPHDVAMTVEAPNYYAR; this is encoded by the coding sequence ATGTCGATCGCTGAAAGCAGCGTCCCGCTCGCCATCCCGGTACCCACCGGCGGTGATGATCCGACCAAGATCGCGATGCTCGGGCTGACCTTCGACGATGTCCTGCTGCTGCCGGCTGCGTCGGACGTGGTGCCCGCCAACGTCGACACGTCCAGCCAGCTCACCAAACGGATCCGGCTGCGGGTGCCGCTGGTCAGTTCGGCGATGGACACCGTCACCGAGTCGCGGATGGCCATCGCGATGGCCCGGGCCGGCGGGATGGGCGTGCTGCACCGCAACCTGTCGGTCGCCGAGCAGGCCGGTCAGGTCGAGACCGTGAAGCGGTCCGAGGCCGGCATGGTCACCGATCCGGTGACCTGCTCGCCGGAGAACACGCTGGCCGAGGTCGACGCCATGTGCGCGCGGTTCCGGATCTCCGGGCTGCCCGTGGTGGACGCGGCCGGTGCGCTCGTGGGCATCATCACCAACCGCGACATGCGCTTCGAGGTGGACCAGTCCAGGCCGGTCTCCGAGGTGATGACCAAGGCCCCGCTGATCACCGCGCAGGCCGGTGTCTCGGCCGAAGCAGCGCTGGGACTGCTGCGCAGGCACAAGATCGAGAAGCTGCCCATCGTCGACGGTCACGGCAAGCTCACCGGACTGATCACCGTCAAGGATTTCGTCAAGACCGAGCAGTTCCCGTTGTCCACCAAGGACAGCGACGGACGCCTGTTGGTCGGTGCCGCCGTCGGTATCGGCGATGACGCCTGGACCCGGGCGATGACGTTGGCGGACGCCGGGGTGGACGTGCTCATCGTCGACACCGCACACGCCCACAACCGGCTGGTGCTCGACATGGTGAGCCGGCTGAAAGCGGCCGTCGGCGATCGCGTCGATGTGGTGGGCGGCAATGTCGCCACCCGGGCGGCCGCCGCAGCGCTCGTCGATGCGGGAGCCGACGCCGTCAAGGTCGGTGTGGGCCCCGGTTCCATCTGCACCACCCGCGTCGTCGCCGGTGTCGGCGCCCCGCAGATCACCGCGATCCTGGAGGCGGTCGCCGCCTGCTCGCCCAAGGGGGTCCCGGTGATCGCTGATGGTGGCCTGCAGTACTCCGGCGATATCGCCAAGGCGCTGGCCGCCGGTGCCTCGACCGCCATGCTGGGCTCGCTGCTGGCCGGCACCGCCGAATCGCCCGGCGAACTGATCTTCGTCAACGGCAAGCAGTTCAAGAGCTACCGCGGCATGGGGTCGCTGGGTGCCATGCAGGGCCGCGGTGCCGCCAAGAGCTACTCCAAGGACCGCTACTTCCAGGACGATGTGCTCTCCGAGGACAAGCTGGTGCCCGAGGGCATCGAGGGCCGGGTGCCGTTCCGCGGGCCGCTGTCGACGGTGATCCACCAGCTGACCGGCGGTCTGCGCGCGGCGATGGGGTACACCGGCTCGGACACCATCGAGCATCTGCAGCAGGCGCAGTTCGTCCAGATCACCGCCGCAGGCTTGAAGGAAAGCCACCCGCACGACGTCGCCATGACCGTCGAAGCCCCGAACTACTACGCCCGTTAA
- a CDS encoding YciI family protein, with translation MFVVLLRFSDNKSAAADHMAAHQDWVRRGATDGVFVLVGSIRPGLGGALIASGISREEIAQRVAEDPFVVHGVVAADIVEIEPNITDPRLSFLAG, from the coding sequence ATGTTCGTCGTTCTTCTCCGCTTCTCGGACAACAAGTCCGCCGCAGCTGACCACATGGCCGCCCACCAGGACTGGGTCCGACGGGGCGCGACTGATGGAGTTTTCGTGCTGGTCGGCAGCATCCGGCCCGGCTTGGGCGGCGCACTGATCGCCTCCGGCATCTCGCGCGAGGAGATCGCGCAGCGAGTCGCCGAAGACCCGTTCGTGGTCCATGGTGTCGTCGCTGCCGACATCGTGGAGATCGAACCGAACATCACCGATCCCCGCCTGTCGTTCCTCGCCGGCTGA
- the groL gene encoding chaperonin GroEL (60 kDa chaperone family; promotes refolding of misfolded polypeptides especially under stressful conditions; forms two stacked rings of heptamers to form a barrel-shaped 14mer; ends can be capped by GroES; misfolded proteins enter the barrel where they are refolded when GroES binds) has protein sequence MSKQIEFNETARRALEAGVDKLADAVRVTLGPRGRHVVLAKAFGGPVVTNDGVTIAREIDLEDPFENMGAQLVKSVATKTNDVAGDGTTTATVLAQAIVKAGLRNVAAGANPIALGAGISKAADAVSEALLAAATPVSDKKAIAQVATVSSRDEVVGDLVGEAMTKVGADGVVTVEESSTLETALEVTEGVGFDKGFTSAYFITDFDSQEAVLEDALVLLHRDKISSLPDLLPLLEKVAESGKPLLIIAEDVEGEALSTLVVNAIRKTLKAVAVKAPFFGDRRKAFLDDLAVVTAAQVVNPDVGLVLREAGLDVLGSARRVVVTKDSTVIVDGAGTAEAIEGRKSQLRSEIENTDSDWDREKLEERLAKLSGGVAVIKVGAATETDLKKRKEAVEDAVAAAKAAVEEGIVTGGGAALVQARKELDTLRGSLTGDELLGLEVFSSALSAPLFWIATNAGLDGAVVVNKVGELPNGQGFNAATLTYGDLLAEGIVDPVKVTRSAVLNAASVARMILTTETAVVEKPVEQEDDGHGHHGHAH, from the coding sequence ATGAGCAAGCAGATCGAATTCAATGAAACTGCGCGTCGCGCCTTGGAGGCCGGCGTCGACAAGCTCGCCGATGCCGTCCGCGTCACGCTCGGCCCGCGTGGCCGCCATGTGGTGCTGGCCAAGGCCTTCGGCGGCCCCGTGGTGACCAACGACGGTGTCACCATCGCCCGCGAGATCGACCTGGAAGACCCGTTCGAGAACATGGGTGCCCAGCTGGTCAAGTCGGTGGCCACCAAGACCAACGACGTCGCCGGTGACGGCACCACCACCGCCACCGTGCTCGCCCAGGCCATCGTGAAGGCCGGCCTGCGCAACGTGGCGGCCGGGGCCAACCCGATCGCCCTGGGCGCCGGTATCAGCAAGGCCGCTGACGCCGTGTCGGAGGCGCTGTTGGCCGCCGCCACGCCGGTCAGCGACAAGAAGGCCATCGCTCAGGTCGCCACCGTCTCGTCCCGCGACGAGGTCGTCGGCGATCTGGTCGGCGAGGCCATGACCAAGGTCGGCGCCGACGGCGTCGTCACGGTCGAGGAGTCTTCCACGTTGGAGACCGCACTCGAGGTCACCGAGGGTGTCGGCTTCGACAAGGGCTTCACCTCGGCGTACTTCATCACCGATTTCGATTCGCAGGAAGCGGTGCTCGAGGACGCGCTGGTGCTGCTGCACCGCGACAAGATCAGCTCCCTGCCGGACCTGCTGCCGCTGCTGGAGAAGGTCGCCGAGTCGGGTAAGCCGCTGCTGATCATCGCCGAGGATGTCGAGGGCGAGGCGCTGTCCACACTCGTGGTCAACGCCATCCGCAAGACGCTCAAGGCCGTCGCCGTCAAGGCGCCGTTCTTCGGTGATCGCCGCAAGGCGTTCCTGGATGACCTCGCCGTCGTCACCGCGGCGCAGGTCGTCAACCCCGACGTGGGTCTGGTGCTGCGCGAGGCCGGACTCGACGTGCTGGGCTCGGCACGACGGGTGGTGGTGACCAAGGACAGCACCGTCATCGTCGACGGCGCCGGCACCGCGGAGGCCATCGAGGGTCGCAAGTCGCAGCTGCGCTCGGAGATCGAGAACACCGACTCGGATTGGGACCGCGAGAAGCTCGAAGAGCGCCTCGCCAAGCTGTCCGGCGGCGTCGCGGTCATCAAGGTCGGCGCGGCCACCGAGACCGACCTGAAGAAGCGCAAGGAAGCCGTCGAGGACGCCGTCGCGGCGGCCAAGGCTGCTGTCGAAGAGGGCATCGTCACCGGTGGTGGCGCGGCACTCGTGCAGGCCCGCAAGGAACTGGACACGCTGCGCGGATCGCTGACCGGCGACGAGCTGCTCGGCCTCGAGGTGTTCTCCTCGGCGCTGTCGGCCCCGCTGTTCTGGATCGCCACCAACGCCGGGCTCGATGGCGCTGTCGTGGTGAACAAGGTCGGCGAGCTGCCCAACGGGCAGGGCTTCAACGCCGCCACGCTGACCTACGGCGATCTGCTCGCCGAGGGCATCGTGGACCCGGTCAAGGTCACCCGCTCGGCGGTTCTGAACGCTGCGTCGGTGGCGCGGATGATCCTCACCACCGAGACGGCTGTCGTCGAGAAGCCGGTCGAGCAAGAGGATGACGGCCACGGGCATCACGGCCACGCTCACTGA